In a single window of the Delftia tsuruhatensis genome:
- a CDS encoding transketolase, translated as MTSTAHSPPTESLLAKLAHHAYRIRRFALRMGEVQGQGYIGQALGMADVLATAYCHAMNLRPDQPEWPGRDRFLLSHGHYAIALYAALLEAGVLPEDELESYGCDDSRLPMSGMATYTPGMEISGGSLGQGLPIAVGIALGLRLQGNPAFVYNSMSDGELDEGSTWEAAMSAAHHQLGNLITLVDVNRQQADGHSHEVLGFEPLADKWASFGWHVRRINGNDLGAVVHAFDEARALTRPVPRVILLDTLMGKGVPFLESREKNHFIRVEPGEWQQAIRMLDATYEEGATQ; from the coding sequence ATGACGAGTACTGCCCATTCACCGCCAACCGAGAGCCTGCTGGCCAAGCTCGCCCACCACGCCTATCGCATCCGGCGCTTCGCGCTGCGCATGGGCGAGGTGCAGGGCCAGGGCTACATCGGCCAGGCCCTCGGCATGGCCGACGTGCTGGCCACCGCGTACTGCCACGCAATGAACCTGCGCCCTGACCAGCCTGAATGGCCTGGCCGCGATCGCTTTCTGCTCTCGCACGGGCACTACGCCATTGCGTTGTACGCGGCACTTCTGGAGGCTGGCGTACTGCCCGAGGACGAACTCGAGAGCTATGGCTGCGACGACAGCCGCCTGCCCATGTCCGGCATGGCCACGTACACCCCGGGCATGGAGATATCGGGCGGATCCTTGGGCCAGGGCCTGCCGATCGCCGTCGGCATCGCCTTGGGCCTGCGGCTTCAGGGCAACCCTGCCTTTGTCTACAACTCGATGTCCGACGGCGAACTCGACGAGGGCTCGACCTGGGAGGCCGCCATGTCCGCGGCACATCACCAGCTGGGCAACCTGATCACGCTGGTGGACGTCAATCGCCAGCAGGCCGACGGCCACTCGCATGAGGTGCTCGGCTTCGAGCCCCTGGCGGACAAGTGGGCCTCCTTCGGTTGGCACGTGCGGCGCATCAACGGCAACGACCTCGGCGCCGTGGTCCATGCCTTCGACGAGGCCCGCGCGCTGACCCGGCCGGTGCCCCGGGTCATCCTTCTGGACACCTTGATGGGCAAAGGCGTGCCTTTCCTCGAATCGCGCGAGAAGAACCACTTCATCCGGGTGGAGCCGGGCGAGTGGCAGCAAGCCATCCGGATGCTCGACGCCACCTACGAAGAAGGAGCCACGCAATGA
- a CDS encoding transketolase family protein: MNAAITPRPRLTTSAMIASIASEGQRTRSAPFGHALAALAEERPDIVGMTADLSKYTDLHIFQQAHPQRFFQMGMAEQLLMGAAGGMAKTGLTPFATTYAVFATRRAYDFIHQVIAEENLDVKICAALPGLTTGYGPSHQATEDLALMRAIPGMTVIDPCDALDTEQAVAAMAQHRGPVYMRLLRGKVPLVLDEYDYRFEWGKAKLVRDGKDVLIISSGILTMRALEAMELMADGTAEVAVLHVPTIKPLDVETIVAQCRRPGRLVVVAENHSTVGGLGEAVATTLLRAGVHPAFRQIALPDRFLDAGALPTLHDRYGISAQSIVAQIKAWLG; this comes from the coding sequence ATGAATGCCGCCATCACTCCCAGGCCCCGGCTGACGACCTCCGCGATGATCGCGTCCATCGCCAGCGAGGGGCAGCGCACCCGGTCCGCGCCGTTCGGCCACGCCTTGGCCGCGCTGGCCGAAGAGCGCCCCGACATCGTGGGCATGACCGCCGACCTGTCCAAGTACACCGACCTGCACATTTTCCAGCAGGCCCATCCGCAGCGCTTCTTCCAGATGGGCATGGCCGAGCAGTTGCTGATGGGGGCCGCAGGCGGCATGGCGAAGACCGGCCTGACCCCCTTCGCGACGACCTATGCCGTGTTTGCCACCCGGCGCGCCTACGACTTCATTCACCAGGTGATCGCCGAAGAGAACCTCGACGTGAAGATCTGCGCGGCATTGCCCGGACTCACCACCGGCTATGGCCCCAGCCATCAGGCGACCGAAGACCTTGCGCTCATGCGCGCCATCCCCGGGATGACCGTGATCGACCCCTGCGATGCGCTGGACACCGAACAGGCGGTGGCCGCGATGGCGCAGCACCGCGGACCGGTCTACATGCGCCTGCTGCGTGGCAAGGTGCCGCTGGTGCTGGACGAATACGACTATCGATTCGAGTGGGGCAAAGCCAAGCTTGTGCGCGACGGAAAGGATGTACTGATCATCTCCTCGGGCATCCTGACCATGCGGGCACTGGAGGCCATGGAGCTCATGGCCGACGGCACCGCCGAGGTCGCCGTGCTGCACGTGCCCACGATCAAGCCGCTGGACGTGGAGACGATCGTGGCGCAATGCCGCCGGCCGGGCCGCCTGGTGGTGGTCGCCGAGAACCACAGCACGGTGGGCGGCCTGGGCGAGGCCGTGGCCACCACGCTGCTGCGTGCGGGCGTACACCCTGCATTCCGCCAGATCGCGCTGCCCGACCGGTTCCTCGACGCTGGCGCGCTCCCCACCCTGCACGACCGCTACGGGATTTCCGCACAGTCGATCGTGGCCCAGATCAAGGCCTGGCTGGGCTGA
- a CDS encoding NAD(P)-dependent oxidoreductase — protein MKVSFIGIGAIGLPMALRIQQAGHDVTGVDVSQASLDNAQHHGLAAVPGHQAAPRADVVVVMVATPGQLESLVRQVGDAAGGQLWIIMSTVGPDSVRAQGEALRRVGARVVDAPVTGGVARARTGSLVLFAAGEVDDIQRADAVLRAMGTPLHVGGRLGDGQAIKVVNQHLCSVHLVAAAEALNLARGLGLDPAAVLPLIEKGAAGSWMLSDRGPRMLQGTDAEVTSAVTIFVKDSGLVAAAAEAAKVEVPLLAQAHDRFQRAANAGLGARDDSRVIETWQ, from the coding sequence ATGAAAGTCTCATTCATCGGAATCGGCGCCATCGGCTTGCCGATGGCCCTGCGGATCCAGCAGGCCGGCCACGACGTCACAGGCGTCGACGTGTCGCAGGCATCTCTTGACAACGCGCAGCACCACGGGCTTGCCGCTGTCCCCGGACATCAGGCGGCGCCCCGCGCCGACGTCGTGGTCGTCATGGTGGCAACGCCTGGCCAGCTCGAGAGCCTGGTGCGGCAGGTGGGCGATGCAGCCGGCGGCCAGCTCTGGATCATCATGTCCACCGTAGGCCCGGACAGTGTGCGTGCACAGGGCGAGGCCCTGCGCAGGGTCGGTGCGCGCGTGGTCGATGCGCCGGTGACCGGCGGCGTCGCCCGGGCCCGCACGGGCAGCCTGGTGCTTTTCGCCGCGGGCGAAGTGGATGACATCCAGCGGGCCGATGCTGTCCTTCGGGCCATGGGCACGCCTTTGCATGTGGGCGGGCGGCTGGGCGACGGCCAGGCCATCAAGGTGGTCAACCAGCACCTGTGTTCCGTGCACCTGGTCGCGGCAGCCGAGGCATTGAATCTGGCCCGGGGCCTGGGCCTTGATCCTGCGGCCGTCCTGCCCCTCATCGAGAAGGGCGCCGCGGGCTCCTGGATGCTGAGTGACCGCGGCCCGCGCATGCTCCAGGGCACCGACGCCGAGGTCACCAGCGCCGTCACCATCTTCGTGAAGGACAGCGGCCTGGTGGCGGCGGCCGCCGAGGCCGCCAAAGTCGAAGTCCCCCTGCTGGCCCAGGCCCATGACCGCTTTCAGCGCGCCGCCAATGCCGG